A window from Marinobacter salsuginis encodes these proteins:
- the purM gene encoding phosphoribosylformylglycinamidine cyclo-ligase — protein sequence MSEQKPSLTYRDAGVDIDAGNELVSRIKDTAARTRRPEVLGGLGGFGAMVSIPAGYNEPVLVSGTDGVGTKLRLAMQLDKHDSIGIDLVAMCVNDLVVGGAEPLFFLDYYATGKLNVDVAAQVVAGIGEGCEQAGCALVGGETAEMPGMYEGDDYDLAGFCVGVAERSEIIDGGRVQAGDVLIALGSSGPHSNGYSLIRKILEVSNADLEQPMGDTTLANALMAPTRIYVKNLLQLIREVDVRALSHITGGGLPENIPRVLPNGTIAAIDTESWSLPPVFEWLKNNGGVASEEMYRTFNCGIGMIVCVPANQKELALDTLKALGEHAWHVGTIERADSEEADASIRYAPGLLSA from the coding sequence ATGAGCGAACAGAAGCCCTCCCTGACCTACCGCGATGCTGGCGTCGATATCGATGCAGGCAATGAACTCGTCAGCCGAATCAAGGACACCGCAGCGCGAACCCGTCGCCCGGAGGTTCTTGGTGGTCTGGGTGGCTTCGGCGCCATGGTCTCGATTCCCGCCGGCTACAACGAGCCTGTTCTGGTTTCCGGCACGGACGGCGTCGGCACCAAGCTCAGACTGGCCATGCAGCTGGACAAGCACGACAGCATCGGTATTGATCTGGTCGCCATGTGCGTGAACGACCTGGTGGTCGGTGGCGCAGAGCCCCTCTTTTTCCTCGACTATTATGCCACCGGCAAGCTCAACGTCGATGTGGCTGCACAGGTTGTCGCCGGGATCGGCGAAGGCTGCGAACAGGCCGGTTGCGCGCTGGTAGGTGGAGAAACCGCTGAAATGCCGGGCATGTACGAGGGCGACGACTACGACCTGGCAGGCTTCTGCGTGGGCGTTGCCGAACGCAGCGAAATCATTGATGGCGGCCGGGTTCAGGCCGGCGATGTTCTGATTGCCCTGGGCTCTTCCGGACCTCACTCAAACGGCTATTCCCTGATCCGGAAGATTCTGGAAGTCAGCAACGCCGACCTAGAGCAGCCTATGGGCGACACTACCCTGGCGAATGCCCTGATGGCGCCGACGCGCATCTACGTAAAGAACCTCCTTCAACTGATTCGCGAGGTGGATGTCCGGGCCCTGTCCCACATTACCGGCGGCGGCCTGCCAGAGAATATTCCCAGGGTTCTGCCAAACGGCACCATCGCGGCCATAGACACCGAAAGCTGGTCTCTGCCTCCGGTTTTTGAGTGGCTCAAGAACAATGGCGGCGTGGCCAGTGAAGAAATGTACCGCACGTTCAACTGCGGTATCGGCATGATTGTCTGCGTGCCGGCCAACCAGAAGGAACTCGCCCTGGATACGCTTAAGGCTCTGGGCGAACATGCCTGGCACGTGGGTACGATCGAGCGCGCAGACAGTGAAGAGGCCGATGCCAGCATTCGCTACGCTCCGGGACTGCTGTCGGCATGA
- a CDS encoding DUF2066 domain-containing protein: MSVSGQKPAHRSVSATWFFALFSFLLVGFSAPVTAVTVSGLYSAKVPVEGSSPGQLAQGYADGLSQVFIRVSGTREVLAMEGVDALLSEAESLLLSYQVARDESGQSVLSMSFGAVGVNRALASINAPVWGANRPLTLAWIAAEDRGSRTLVTRPEAGAAAESADTWRAAFDEAAGKRGLPVALPPSDFGADRELLSDIWGQFIGRVKSASEDLDHDVLALVRVSRTGGQWRAGWVFDGMAMNTGEESVTAQTPEALAEAVINRWAELYASRYAVAASEVGDSPQVDIVLRGVTSLEDYARANKVLEGLTPVVRVGAHRVRDEQLTLRVAFSGELDQLREYIALDPRFVPMDSDVPAERPGAGPTTEGRLTSSDAKTEAATGSGETQPEGSDQQTSVAEPEETSQFTYQPVPVDEEEAQEAFESLYQVLYYRWQPSSVIGSDGGE, translated from the coding sequence ATGTCAGTATCAGGACAAAAGCCGGCACACAGGTCTGTTTCCGCGACGTGGTTCTTTGCGTTGTTCAGCTTTCTGCTGGTCGGGTTTTCCGCCCCGGTAACCGCGGTGACAGTCTCCGGTCTGTACTCGGCCAAAGTACCGGTGGAAGGATCCTCGCCCGGGCAACTGGCCCAGGGGTATGCCGATGGCCTCAGCCAGGTCTTTATCCGGGTTTCCGGTACCCGTGAGGTGCTGGCTATGGAGGGCGTTGACGCACTGCTGTCCGAGGCCGAGTCTTTGTTACTTTCCTATCAGGTTGCCCGGGATGAGTCCGGCCAGAGTGTTCTAAGCATGTCTTTCGGGGCGGTTGGTGTTAACCGTGCCCTGGCTTCAATCAATGCGCCGGTGTGGGGCGCCAACAGGCCGCTCACGCTGGCCTGGATCGCTGCCGAGGATCGTGGTTCGAGAACACTCGTCACGCGCCCAGAAGCGGGCGCCGCTGCAGAAAGCGCCGACACCTGGCGGGCTGCTTTCGATGAGGCGGCCGGTAAGCGGGGCTTGCCGGTTGCATTACCGCCATCGGATTTTGGCGCTGATCGGGAGTTGCTTTCGGATATCTGGGGGCAGTTTATCGGCCGGGTGAAGTCCGCCTCTGAGGATCTGGATCACGATGTTCTCGCGCTGGTTCGGGTTAGCCGCACCGGCGGCCAATGGCGAGCGGGCTGGGTGTTCGATGGTATGGCCATGAATACCGGTGAAGAGTCGGTTACGGCGCAAACTCCGGAAGCATTGGCGGAGGCCGTGATCAATCGCTGGGCCGAGCTCTACGCCAGCCGATATGCAGTTGCTGCATCAGAAGTGGGGGATTCGCCGCAGGTGGACATTGTTTTGCGCGGCGTGACCTCACTGGAAGACTATGCAAGAGCCAATAAGGTACTGGAGGGGCTGACACCGGTTGTCAGAGTCGGTGCCCACCGGGTACGCGATGAACAGCTTACCCTGCGCGTGGCGTTTTCCGGTGAGCTGGACCAGCTTCGAGAGTATATCGCCCTGGATCCGCGCTTTGTTCCGATGGATTCAGACGTTCCCGCGGAACGCCCAGGTGCCGGGCCGACAACAGAAGGGCGGTTAACGTCGTCGGACGCGAAAACAGAAGCTGCAACCGGGAGCGGGGAAACCCAACCGGAGGGTTCGGATCAACAAACCTCTGTGGCAGAGCCCGAAGAAACCTCCCAGTTTACCTATCAGCCGGTGCCCGTCGATGAGGAGGAGGCTCAGGAGGCGTTCGAATCCCTGTACCAGGTTCTGTATTATCGTTGGCAACCGTCTTCTGTCATCGGGAGCGATGGCGGCGAATAA